Proteins encoded by one window of Microtus pennsylvanicus isolate mMicPen1 chromosome 18, mMicPen1.hap1, whole genome shotgun sequence:
- the Cd37 gene encoding leukocyte antigen CD37 isoform X2 — MDTCEGPPIVSLVPTYPKEKMSAQESCLSLIKYFLFVFNLFFFVLGSLFFCFGIWVLIDKTSFAFFMGLSFMPLQTWAKVLAVSGVLTMTLALLGCLGALKELRCLLGLYFGMLLLLFATQITIGILIYTQRTRLERRVQELVLQTIQGYGANLGDTAAEENWDYTQFQLRCCGWHSPRDWISARMLKGNESQGPLVPCSCYNFTATNDSSSYEKLLSQHMGTADLCTLPAKAPYYREGCAQSLRKWLHNNLISIVAICLGAGLLELSFMTLSIFLCRNLDHVYDRLARYR; from the exons ATGGACACCTGCGAGGGACCACCCATTGTGTCCTTGGTACCCACGTATCCCAAG GAGAAGATGTCAGCCCAGGAGAGTTGCCTCAGCCTCATCAAGTACTTCCTCTTCGTTTTCAACCTCTTCTTCTTT GTACTAGGAAGCCTGTTTTTCTGCTTTGGCATCTGGGTTCTCATTGACAAGACCAGCTTTGCATTCTTTATGG GCTTGTCCTTCATGCCACTGCAGACCTGGGCCAAGGTCCTGGCAGTCTCCGGTGTCCTCACCATGACCCTGGCCctcctgggttgtttgggggctCTGAAGGAACTGCGCTGTCTTCTGGGCCTG TACTTTGGAATGCTGCTGCTCCTCTTTGCCACACAGATCACCATAGGGATCCTCATCTACACTCAGCGGACCCGG CTGGAACGAAGGGTGCAAGAGCTGGTGCTGCAGACGATCCAAGGTTATGGCGCCAACCTGGGTGATACAGCGGCTGAAGAGAACTGGGATTACACGCAGTTCCAG CTGCGCTGCTGCGGCTGGCACTCTCCCCGGGACTGGATCAGCGCCCGCATGCTGAAAGGGAACGAGTCTCAGGGGCCCTTGGTGCCCTGCTCCTGCTACAATTTCACGGCGACCAATGACTCCTCAAGCTATGAGAAGCTCCTCTCCCAGCACATGGGGACCGCTGACCTATGCACTCTTCCCGCAAAAGCCCCCTACTACCGAGAG ggctgcgCACAGAGCCTCCGGAAGTGGCTGCACAACAATCTCATCTCCATAGTGGCTATCTGCTTGGGAGCTGGTCTTCTTGAG CTCAGCTTCATGACGCTCTCAATATTCCTGTGTAGAAATCTGGACCACGTGTATGACCGGCTGGCCCGGTACCGCTAG
- the Dkkl1 gene encoding dickkopf-like protein 1, translating to MCRLGVLLLLLPSVFVSSFAVPTHDADAQESSSGFLGLQSLLQSFSRLFLKDDLLRDLDNFFSSPMDFRDLPKNFHQEENQEHRMGNRTLSSHLQIDKMTDNRTGEVVVSEKVVASIEPEGGTEGDWKVPKVEERDTLVPIQKVTDSFHPEPRRVAFWIMKMPRRRTQPDVQDGSRWLIEKRHRLQAIRDGLRGGAHEDNLEEEVRVPQHAKLPVRKTHFLYILRPSQQL from the exons ATGTGTCGACTGGgggtcctgctgctgctgctcccctcAGTCTTCGTCTCCTCCTTTGCTGTCCCGACCCATGATGCCGACGCTCAGGAGAGCTCCTCCGGGTTTCTGGGCCTTCAAAGTCTTCTCCAAAGCTTCAGCCGACTGTTTCTAAAA GATGACCTGCTGCGAGACCTGGACaacttcttctcctcccccatgGACTTCCGGGACCTTCCCAAGAACTTCCATCAGGAAGAGAACCAGGAGCACAGAATGGGGAACCGTACCCTCTCCAGCCACCTGCAGATAGACAAG ATGACCGACAACAGGACAGGGGAGGTGGTGGTCTCTGAGAAGGTGGTGGCCTCCATCGAGCCAGAGGGGGGCACAGAAGGCGACTGGAAG GTGCCCAAAGTGGAGGAGAGAGACACCCTGGTGCCCATACAGAAGGTCACAGATAGTTTTCACCCAGAGCCCCGGCGGGTGGCTTTCTGGATCATGAAGATGCCAAGGCGGAGGACCCAGCCAGATGTCCAGGATGGGAGCCGCTGGCTCATAGAAAAGCGACATCGCTTGCAAGCCATCCGGGATGGGCTCCGTGGAGGTGCACATGAGGACAACCTCGAGGAAGAGGTGCGTGTCCCCCAACACGCCAAGCTGCCTGTACGAAAGACACACTTTCTCTACATCCTCAGGCCGTCCCAGCAGCTGTAG
- the Tead2 gene encoding transcriptional enhancer factor TEF-4, with the protein MGEPRTGAPLDDGGAWTGSEEGSEEGTGGSEGVGGDGGPDAEGVWSPDIEQSFQEALAIYPPCGRRKIILSDEGKMYGRNELIARYIKLRTGKTRTRKQVSSHIQVLARRKSREIQSKLKDQVSKDKAFQTMATMSSAQLISAPSLQAKLGPSGPQTTELFQFWSGNSGPPWNVPDVKPFSQTPFSVSLTPPSTDLPGYEPPPALSPLPPPAPSPPAWQARALGTARLQLVEFSAFVEPPGAVDSFQRHLFVHISQQCPSPGAPPLESVDVRQIYDKFPEKKGGLRELYDRGPPHAFFLVKFWADLNWGPSGEEAGTSGGSGGFYGVSSQYESRELMTLTCSSKVCSFGKQVVEKVETERAQLEDGRFVYRLMRSPMCEYLVNFLHKLRQLPERYMMNSVLENFTILQVVTNRDTQELLLCTAYVFEVSTSEHGAQHHIYRLVRD; encoded by the exons ATGGGGGAACCCCGGACTGGGGCCCCCCTGGATGATGGTGGGGCCTGGACGGGCAGTGAGGAAGGCAGCGAGGAGGGCACTGGAGGCAGTGAGGGTGTTGGAGGAGATGGGGGCCCTGATGCAGAGGGTGTGTGGAGCCCCGACATCGAGCAGAGTTTTCAAGAGGCCCTGGCCATATATCCTCCGTGTGGCCGACGCAAGATCATCTTGTCAGATGAGGGCAAGATGTATG GCCGGAATGAACTCATTGCCCGTTACATCAAGCTGAGGACAGGGAAGACGAGAACTCGCAAGCAG GTCTCAAGTCACATCCAGGTTTTGGCTAGAAGGAAATCAAGAGAAATTCAGTCCAAGCTGAAG GACCAAGTCTCCAAGGACAAGGCCTTCCAGACGATGGCTACCATGTCTTCGGCACAGCTCATCTCTGCACCGTCCCTCCAGGCCAAGCTGGGTCCTTCTGGCCCTCAG ACCACTGAGCTTTTCCAGTTCTGGTCTGGGAACTCTGGGCCACCGTGGAATGTTCCAGA CGTGAAGCCTTTCTCCCAGACACCGTTCTCTGTGTCCCTGACTCCCCCATCCACCGACCTACCAG gGTATGAGCCGCCCCCAGCCCTCTCACCCCTGCCCCCGCCTGCTCCATCTCCCCCAGCCTGGCAGGCTCGGGCCCTGGGCACTGCCCGCCTGCAGCTGGTAGAGTTCTCAGCCTTTGTGGAACCACCAGGCGCAGTTGACTCG TTCCAGAGGCATCTGTTTGTCCACATCAGTCAGCAGTGCCCCAGTCCTGGAGCGCCGCCCCTGGAGAGTGTGGACGTGCGACAGATCTATGACAAGTTCCCCGAGAAAAAGGGTGGCCTCCGGGAGCTGTATGACCGAGGGCCACCCCATGCCTTCTTCCTGGTCAAGTTCTGG GCGGACCTGAATTGGGGCCCAAGCGGTGAAGAGGCAGGGACCAGCGGAGGCAGTGGTGGCTTCTATGGAGTGAGCAGCCAGTATGAGAGCCGGGAGCTCATGACACTTACCTGCTCCTCCAAGGTCTGCTCCTTTGGCAAGCAAGTGGTGGAGAAAGTGGAG ACAGAGCGGGCCCAGCTGGAGGATGGGCGCTTTGTGTACCGCCTGATGCGCTCCCCCATGTGTGAGTACCTGGTTAACTTCCTGCACAAGCTGCGGCAGCTGCCTGAGCGCTACATGATGAACAGTGTCTTGGAGAACTTCACCATCCTCCAG GTGGTGACCAACAGGGACACTCAGGAATTGCTGCTGTGTACTGCCTACGTCTTTGAGGTCTCCACCAGTGAACACGGAGCCCAACACCATATCTACCGCCTGGTCAGGGACTGA
- the Cd37 gene encoding leukocyte antigen CD37 isoform X1, with product MSAQESCLSLIKYFLFVFNLFFFVLGSLFFCFGIWVLIDKTSFAFFMGLSFMPLQTWAKVLAVSGVLTMTLALLGCLGALKELRCLLGLYFGMLLLLFATQITIGILIYTQRTRLERRVQELVLQTIQGYGANLGDTAAEENWDYTQFQLRCCGWHSPRDWISARMLKGNESQGPLVPCSCYNFTATNDSSSYEKLLSQHMGTADLCTLPAKAPYYREGCAQSLRKWLHNNLISIVAICLGAGLLEAPPLLQP from the exons ATGTCAGCCCAGGAGAGTTGCCTCAGCCTCATCAAGTACTTCCTCTTCGTTTTCAACCTCTTCTTCTTT GTACTAGGAAGCCTGTTTTTCTGCTTTGGCATCTGGGTTCTCATTGACAAGACCAGCTTTGCATTCTTTATGG GCTTGTCCTTCATGCCACTGCAGACCTGGGCCAAGGTCCTGGCAGTCTCCGGTGTCCTCACCATGACCCTGGCCctcctgggttgtttgggggctCTGAAGGAACTGCGCTGTCTTCTGGGCCTG TACTTTGGAATGCTGCTGCTCCTCTTTGCCACACAGATCACCATAGGGATCCTCATCTACACTCAGCGGACCCGG CTGGAACGAAGGGTGCAAGAGCTGGTGCTGCAGACGATCCAAGGTTATGGCGCCAACCTGGGTGATACAGCGGCTGAAGAGAACTGGGATTACACGCAGTTCCAG CTGCGCTGCTGCGGCTGGCACTCTCCCCGGGACTGGATCAGCGCCCGCATGCTGAAAGGGAACGAGTCTCAGGGGCCCTTGGTGCCCTGCTCCTGCTACAATTTCACGGCGACCAATGACTCCTCAAGCTATGAGAAGCTCCTCTCCCAGCACATGGGGACCGCTGACCTATGCACTCTTCCCGCAAAAGCCCCCTACTACCGAGAG ggctgcgCACAGAGCCTCCGGAAGTGGCTGCACAACAATCTCATCTCCATAGTGGCTATCTGCTTGGGAGCTGGTCTTCTTGAG GCACCACCCCTTCTCCAACCCTGA